One Spinacia oleracea cultivar Varoflay chromosome 4, BTI_SOV_V1, whole genome shotgun sequence DNA segment encodes these proteins:
- the LOC110797972 gene encoding uncharacterized protein — protein MDTWMKTGGEFEHEAFLTFWLSRYVMPAKAGGVINKNVFQIAILLARGTRISLALAVLASIYKDLRLLKEMIVSLRELGGEDDGSVSELSLSSPLQFLQVWVWERFTTLSPKPNPMTDGLPRIKASWVSVASEVCIDLECYARIVRNSKLVGLCCVEQYLPHRVSMQFGFDQDIPNDLPVTRKIAWDDYNRPIGNVKLYIPSRLFESYVTTRYLKWWNDANCLRKKKKTDASLTTNLCEGSSMPPGFSPKGKRVGDCSKRSRGTLYRPEIVIESSESDGSPDSSSKKSSAGDNVVIQQIKSANKYTGNVSPRKQVITEGGNESKARIRSSVRRPISIHKNETQTTFNATPEFACMDILDRIAGL, from the coding sequence ATGGATACTTGGATGAAAACTGGTGGCGAATTCGAGCACGAAGCGTTTTTAACTTTTTGGCTGTCAAGGTATGTCATGCCTGCTAAAGCTGGTGGTGTTATTAACAAGAATGTTTTCCAAATCGCGATACTTTTAGCACGAGGGACTAGAATCTCACTAGCTCTGGCAGTTCTTGCTAGTATTTATAAAGATTTGAGGTTGTTGAAGGAAATGATTGTAAGTTTGAGAGAATTAGGTGGTGAAGATGATGGTAGTGTAAGCGAACTTAGTCTTTCATCACCGTTGCAGTTTTTGCAGGTTTGGGTTTGGGAAAGGTTTACTACATTGAGTCCCAAACCTAATCCTATGACTGATGGGTTACCTAGAATAAAGGCTAGTTGGGTGTCAGTTGCTTCTGAGGTTTGTATTGATTTGGAGTGTTATGCTAGAATTGTAAGGAATAGTAAGTTGGTTGGATTGTGTTGTGTTGAGCAATACCTCCCTCATCGAGTTTCTATGCAGTTTGGGTTCGATCAAGACATCCCTAATGATTTACCTGTCACCCGAAAGATTGCTTGGGACGATTACAATAGGCCTATTGGCAATGTCAAGCTCTACATTCCTTCGAGGCTCTTTGAGTCATATGTTACAACGCGATACTTGAAGTGGTGGAATGATGCTAATTGTctgagaaagaagaagaaaacagATGCATCACTCACTACTAACCTATGTGAAGGTTCCTCAATGCCTCCTGGTTTTAGTCCAAAAGGAAAAAGGGTGGGTGATTGTTCCAAGAGGTCTCGAGGAACTCTCTATCGTCCTGAGATTGTTATCGAGAGCAGTGAATCCGATGGCTCTCCTGATTCTTCTTCCAAAAAATCTTCTGCAGGGGATAATGTTGTTATTCAACAGATAAAATCGGCAAACAAATACACAGGAAACGTTTCTCCAAGGAAACAAGTCATTACTGAAGGTGGAAATGAAAGTAAGGCAAGAATAAGATCTTCTGTCAGAAGGCCAATTAGCATACACAAGAATGAAACTCAAACAACTTTTAATGCCACTCCTGAGTTTGCATGTATGGATATTTTAGATCGAATTGCTGGTCTATAG